Proteins encoded in a region of the Atopobium sp. oral taxon 416 genome:
- a CDS encoding IS3 family transposase yields the protein MSRKSCTFDNQCIRRLSSELLKTEVFRKCKWDGVTLKELEERINHYIVWYNTKRRKRSLKGVSPMEFRQSLGLALTA from the coding sequence ATGTCGCGCAAGAGCTGTACTTTCGACAACCAGTGCATCAGAAGGCTTTCCTCGGAGCTTCTGAAGACGGAGGTGTTCAGGAAGTGCAAGTGGGACGGCGTGACCCTTAAGGAGCTGGAGGAGCGCATCAACCACTACATCGTCTGGTACAACACAAAGAGGCGCAAGCGCTCACTCAAAGGAGTGAGCCCGATGGAGTTCAGGCAGAGCCTCGGCCTCGCACTGACAGCTTAG